A window of the Streptomyces luomodiensis genome harbors these coding sequences:
- a CDS encoding metal ABC transporter ATP-binding protein produces METEETRETRETGEARDPGDTEEPDISQPAERGAATGERGAAAGRDPALDPISLRGATATLGGRTVLRGVDLTVRRGEVVALLGANGSGKSTAVRSIVGQVPLTGGELALFGTPRRRFRDWARIGYVPQRTTAASGVPATVREVVSAGRLARRRFGPPRKADRAAVQRALELVGMADRVRDPVSALSGGQHQRVLIARALAGEPELLIMDEPMAGVDLASQEILADTLREQVAAGATVLLVLHELGPLEPLIDRAVVLRDGCVVHDGPPPQAVGQHALPGHDHVHPHAAPDAEPIRTGLLT; encoded by the coding sequence ATGGAAACCGAGGAGACCAGGGAGACCAGGGAGACCGGGGAAGCCCGGGACCCCGGGGACACCGAGGAGCCTGACATATCCCAGCCGGCGGAGCGCGGCGCGGCCACCGGGGAGCGCGGCGCGGCCGCCGGCCGCGACCCGGCCCTCGACCCGATATCCCTGCGTGGCGCCACCGCCACCCTGGGCGGCCGCACCGTGCTGCGCGGCGTCGACCTGACCGTCCGCCGCGGCGAGGTCGTGGCGCTGCTCGGCGCCAACGGCTCGGGCAAGTCCACCGCCGTACGGTCCATCGTCGGCCAGGTGCCGCTCACCGGCGGTGAGCTGGCCCTCTTCGGCACCCCGCGCCGCCGCTTCCGCGACTGGGCCCGGATCGGTTACGTACCGCAGCGCACCACCGCGGCCAGTGGCGTCCCCGCGACCGTCCGCGAGGTCGTCTCGGCGGGCCGGCTGGCCCGCCGCCGGTTCGGCCCGCCGCGCAAGGCCGACCGGGCGGCCGTTCAGCGCGCCCTGGAGCTCGTCGGCATGGCCGACCGCGTCCGGGACCCGGTGAGCGCCCTCTCCGGCGGTCAGCACCAGCGCGTCCTGATCGCCCGCGCCCTCGCGGGCGAACCGGAACTGCTGATCATGGACGAGCCGATGGCCGGCGTCGACCTCGCCAGCCAGGAGATCCTCGCGGACACCCTCCGCGAGCAGGTCGCCGCGGGCGCCACGGTCCTCCTCGTCCTCCATGAGCTGGGCCCGCTGGAGCCGCTGATCGACCGCGCGGTGGTGCTCCGGGACGGCTGCGTCGTGCACGACGGCCCGCCGCCCCAGGCCGTGGGCCAGCACGCCCTGCCCGGCCATGATCACGTCCACCCCCACGCGG